The nucleotide sequence GGGTCACGTAAATCAAAACCGCGAGTCATCTGAATTCGTATTCTCTGATGACTTTTCGTGCTCCGATGAAACGGCCTATCACTACGTCGATGGGAAGGCGCAGTTTAACGAACGCGAATTCAGCTGCTCTTCGTAAGCGGACTGCGACGATATCGATCCCCAGGGATCGACGGCGATCAGTTAATTGTTGACGCGAAGCTCAGATGCCGGCGCAGCTTCTTGGGTAGGGGTTGGCTGGGCGTTGAACTCCTGCTCGAATTGGGGGCCATCAACGGTTTATCGACTGACGCCCTCTGGCCGGGATTCGCCCGTAGACGAGGCTGAGCCTTGGCGGCTCATGACAACCCTGTCCGTCATGCGTTCCGTAGGATGCGAGACGCTTCGTCGAGCTGCAGAGGACCGTCCCACTTCCTAGGTAGTGGGACGACCCGCGTGGAGATCCTTGCTCGGTGTGCATGATCGGCGTTTCCTGTACCAGAACTCGGACCAAAAGCCATGAACCGGTTAGGCCGTACGGATTCGACTTCCGGTACGCTGGGCGCATGGAATTGGGCTATGCGCGGGTCTCGACGGCCAAACAGGACCTCGACCGGCAGATCGATGCCCTTCGGCAGGTCGGGATCGCGCCCGAGCGGATCTATGTGGACAAGAAGTCTGGGGCCACCACGGAGCGTCCCGGACTGACCGCGGCCCTGGCTTACGCCCGGAAGGGCGACGTGATCGTGGTGCACACCCTGGACCGGCTCGGACGCACTGTGCGCGACACCCTGAACCTGATCCACGATCTGGCCGAGCGGGGGGTGGGGGTGCGCAACTTGGCGGACCCGATCAAGGTTGACTCCACTAACCCGAATGATCCGATGGCGCAGCTGGCGGTGGTGCTGCTGGCGTTGTTCGGGCAGATGGAACGGACCTACACCCTGGAGCGCGCCGCTCATGCCCGGTCGGTGGCCACGGCCAAGGGCCGGCGGATCGGGCGGCCTTCGGTGGTGGATCCGGACAAGCTGGCCTACGCAGCCCATCTGCGCGAGTCCGGGCACACCATGGCGGAGATCGTGGCCAAGACTGGCATCACCCGCACCACCCTTTACCGTCACCTGCCGCCGAGGCCTCCGGAGTCGGTGACCGCCGGGCCGGTCACCGCCGCCGAAGCCGACCCTGGTCCGACAGACTGACTCCTCACCACACCCCTGACTGTCCGGGCTCAGCCAGAAGAGCATCCCCAGCTGGCTGGGCTCTGCCCACGGTCACGGGCGTTAGTGGCGATGATCCCCTCCGCACCGACGCCGGTGTTCCCGACGTCCGTCCCGAGCTTCTGCATTGGCTGCTCGACCGCCTCGGATCATGGGTGAGCAGCGCGTTGGGCTGCCGGTGCTGCGGTGGCGGTGCTACGCAGGACCACCGGATGGGAGAGCTGATGGGCCAAGGGCAGGACCCGGGTCCTGCTCCTGGGCGGAGAATCCCTCGCTGTGCTGGGAAAGCAGAGAGCCGGACATGGGATGGTGTCCGGCTTTCTGTGTGGGAGATGCCTTTCCGCCACAGCACCAGCGTGAAACACCGTGAGGGCCGCTGACCAGAGGCTACGTGCAGTGGTGGACGCGTATGACCGAGTGAGTCCAGGGGGCGACGTCGATGACGATGGTTGCCCTGGGATCAGCGTCGCTCACAAGAGCGCCGCCCGACCGAGGGGATGACTCGTCAGTCGGGGGCTGGGCTGAGCGACGTCTTCTGGGGGCGGATCCGCCTGCCGTCGCTGCGAGATCGTGGATAGATATGGCAGGGGCGGGGTGGCCCCCCGGCCATCCCGCCCCGTGCTGCTTCGTCGCGGACCATGATCCGGCGCGCACCATGGATCCCCCCGGAACCATGGTGCGCCCGGTCAACACGGCCGAAGCTGGAGGATGGTCTGATGCAGATCACCTGTCCCCCTGGTAAGCCAGGATGCTCGCTCCCGTCGCGTGCGGCAATGTCGGGGGTGTGTTCGCGTTCACAACCTGAAACAACAATGTGCGCTTGTGAATAGAAGGGGTCGGGGTGGTCGGGCGTGGCGGGAAGGGGTGGCCCGTGCGCAGGATCAGCCCCCGATGCTCGAGGTCTCGTCCTTGAGGTCGTCGAGCACCCACTCCGAGAGCTGTCCGGCCGGGACGACGAGCGTGTCCTCGCGCAACAACTGCGTCTCCTGGTCCGAGAGGGGTTCCTCGATGACCTCGGTGTCGTGGACGGCCCGTGCGGCTGCATAGCCGGCGGCCAGTTCGGTGGCCCACTCCTGGTGGCCGGCGTAGCAGGGATGATCGGGATCGGGGCTGCACGCCTCCAGCCACCGTGCCGGCTCCCGCGGGGCAGGAGCGGCGGGCATCAGGTGCTGGTACAGATCCCAGGTCACCTCGGCCCAGCGACCCACGGGGGTGACCACCATGGGGTAGTAGGTGGCGGCCCACTGGGTGGGGGAGGCCGGGTGCAACTCGACGGCCAGGGCTCCAGGTGCAGAGGTCGTCATGTGTTGTTCCTGTTCGCAGGTGAGGGATGGTCTCGCGGCGCCGACTTGGGGCAGAGCAGGGCAGTGCCGGCAGGTCGGGGGCCCGTGGTGATTAACCAGGGTAGGCGCGGGGCCGATAATGCTAGAAGCAGGCTGAGTAATGTGACATCGGGCCGCTTTTCAAACCATGGGATGCGAGACGTCTCGTGGCAGAAATTTTCGTCCGCATGTTTCCGCGGATCCGGGTGTCTCGCATCCTTGTGCTTTATCCATGCCCCTAGAATCGGATACTCAACGTCAGTTGCGAGACAGATGAGGTGGACATGGGGAAGTTGATCGGCTACGCCCGGGTGTCGACGCGGCAGCAGGACACAGACCGCCAAGTGTCTGACCTCCTGAATGCCGGCGTGCGGCGCGATGACGTGTATGTGGACAGTGGAGTGTCTGGAGGGCGTGCATCGCGTCCGGCCTTCGACAAGGCGGTGGCCGCACTCGAAGACGGCGACACGCTGGTGATTACCACGCTGGACCGGTTGGGGAGGTCAACGCAGAACATGCTGGCCTTCGCGGAAGTGCTGCGGGGAGAGGGTGCCGGATTGCGGGTACTCAACCTCGGTGGGGGAGATGTGGACACCGCGACCCCGATGGGCTCGATGGTCTTCACCGTCATGGCCGCCCTGGCCCAGATGGAACTGGAGATCAAGCGGGAACGGGTAACCGATTCGGTGGCCAAACGCAGGGCGGCCGGCAAGGACCTCGGTGGACGGCGTCAGACCTTCACAGACTCCCAGATCCGCAATGCTCTCCGGCTGATCGAGGGAGGCGAGCCGGCCACCCAGGTCGCCCGGGACCTCGGCATGTCCAGGGCCACCCTCTACCGGCGAATCCGTGAGCTGCCGATACCAACAACCATGTGAGCGAACGGTCGTCGACGCATTGAGTGATGCGTCAGCTTCGCCGTCCGCGGGCCTGACATCGTCCGGGACACATGCGCATCGACTGGCGGATCCGTTGGACGACCGTAGCGTGCTGGACGTGCACGGTGGGCTCGCGGGACTTCATGGAATCTTGAGGATTGCTCAACTGGAGCGCCAGGTGCAGCAGAGATCCTGAATACGGGATGGTCCCGGGGGTGCTGGGACCTCAGATACGGCTCGACTCTGGACCCTGGGGGTGCCGGGCGGGCCTGCGAGATCGGGGGACCCATGAGCTGGACGTCCAGAACGGAAGAACCTGCCCTGGCGGGTGCCACGGGCGGTGCCTGCAGGCCCACGAGGTGGTTGGTCGGCATCGACGCGGTCCGCGGGCTGGCGCTGATCGGGCTGATTTTGGTGCAGATCTTGCCCGGGTATGACGATGCGACCCAGGAATCGAGCTGGTCGCACTTCGTCTCCCCGGGGGATGTGGTGGCACTGTTTGCTCTGCTGGCCGGGGTGGGACTGGCACTTAGTTCCGGGGGGCGGTTCCCGCACACCGGCAGGTGGCTGGCTGCTGATCGGGTGGGGGTGGCCGTGCGGGCGGTGCTGATTGTCGTGGTGGGCCTGGGGATCGGGGCGTTGCTGCCCGCAGTCGCCCCGGCGGACAACCTCTTGATCTACTACGGGGTGTTTCTCCTGCTGGCGATCCCGTTTCTGCACCTGTCGGCGACGGCGTTGTTTGTCTGCGCGGCGGTCTCTTGGATCGTGGGTCCGCTGCTGATACAGGGCCTGATGGGTGTTCTTCCCGCATACACCTTTTCCAACCCCACGTTCACCGGGGTGATGGAGGAGCCTGCGGGGACGGCCTTCCAGCTGTTGGCGACCGGCACCTACTCGGCCCTGCCGTACCTGACCTATCTGCTGGTTGGGCTGGGCTTGGGTCGGGTGCACCTGCGCGATACGGGGATCCAGGGTCGGCTGCTGACGGTGGGAGCGGCCCTGGTGATCTCTGCCCAGACCATTTCCGCTTTCGTGTCCTACGCCTTCGGCGGGTATGACCGGTCGCTGACCACCGGCGGGATAGGCGAGAACAAGCCGGCGCAGGTGCTGGTGTGGGGCCCGGATTCCTTACCCACCGACACTGCTTGGTCGCTGGCGATCACTACCCCGCACACCAACCCTCTGTGGGGGATCGCCGCCAGCCTGGGTGTGGGACTGCTGGTGTTGGGGAGCTTCCTGCTGGTCTCCCAACAGTTCGGGGCATGGTTGTTGCCGTTGTCGGCGATGGGCGCGATGGCCTTGACCCTGTACACCGCCCACCTGGTGGCCCTGTCCTTCCAGGCCACCTATGATCGGCCCCACCTGTGGTACGTCATCCACTTGGTGGTCGCGGCACTGCTCGCGGTGACCTGGCAACGAGCACTGGGTCGGGGACCGCTGGAGCGGGTGCTCAGCACCAGCGTGGAAGCGACCCGCCGCACCGTGCTCCACCGCCCTTACCGCTCCCACTGGCTCCACCGGATGTGAGCACCAGCCGAGGCAGACTCTCACGCGCCCTGCCAGCCACAGCGGGTGGATTTCTCGGGGGCGGGCGCGGCTCAGAGCTGTTGGTTCATGTCAGTTCTCGGGTGGGTGTCGGGGCAGGTGGATCTAGAAGCCGGCTCCGCGCCCGGGTCCGGGGGGGCCTCCAGGGTCCTGAAGTGACCCCGTCGGGCGGCCGTCGTGATCTGTCGCGTGTTTCTCGAAGTTGGATTACTGAATTCTGGCCCTTTGACTCCGAAAGGCTCCCACGGGACGCAGAGGCTACCCGGCCGAGTTCCGACGCAAAGTGCTGGATCAGGTGGTTGCCGGCAGCCCCGTAGCTCAGATTGCTGCGGAGTGGGGCATCAGTGATCAGTCGATCTACACCTGGGCGCGGCAGGATCGCATCGACGGGGGTCTGGAGCCGGGCCTGAGCACCGGCGAGAAAGCCGAGCTCACCGAGGCCAGGCGGCGGATCCACCAGCTCGAGGCCGAGCTTGCTGCGATCCGACGGGCCATGGAGCTGGTCCGGGAAGCGGTGCCTCCAAAAGTTCGCTACGCCGCAGTGACGACCATGGCGGCTGAAGCCGTCCCTGTGGACGTCGCCTGCCGCGTGCTCGACGTGTCGACGCCTCGCTCAACCGGCCGCTCCGTCCCGGGCAGATCCGCCACGCCTGGCTGACCCAGACGATCAGCCGCATCCGTGCCGAGTTCCAGGGGTGCCTACGGCAACCGCCGCGTGCACGCCGAGCTCGTGCTCGGACGCGGCTTAAGCATCGGATGCCATCACGTCGAACTGCTGATGCGCGGGGCCGTGGCTGACCGGCGCCACCGGACAGCCACGGTTCAGCCCTGTGAAGCCACTGCCGCATGTTCCGTCGTGATGGGCTCTGGAAGGGCTATCCATGGGTGGTCCCCGCGCACGAGTCGTTATCGGCAGGCGAATCGGATTTCACAGGCACTTCTTAAGAATCGTATACCTCAGCTATACCCGCCCTTGCTCAAGTAAACCCTGTACTGGGCGCCGTAGCTCGGTCCGGTGGGCAGGGGGCCCGCCGATGCAGCGCAGGGGGCGACTTGTCCCGTGACGGGTCTGTTGGAGGCTTTCATTCCACGGAAGGATGAGAGTCATGGGAGCACCGAGGAAGTACCCGGATGAGTTGCGTGAGCGCGCCACCCGGATGGCGGTGGAGGCCCGACGGGACCCAGCGACGAAGGCCGGGGCGCTGGCGCGGATCGGGCAGCAGCTGGGGATCAACCCGGAGACGCTGCGGAACTGGGTCAGACAGGCCGAGGTCGACGAGGGATACCGGCCGGGCACCACCACTGATGACGCCCAGCGGCTGGCCGAGCTCGAAAGAGAAGTTCGGGAGCTCCGCAGGGCCAACGCCATCCTGCGGTCGGCCTCGGCTTTCTTCGCGGCGGAGCTCGACCGCCCACACCACAGGTAGTGGCCTACATCGACGCCCACAAGGGCGAGTACGGGGTCGAGCCGATCTGCAAGGTTCTGCAGGTCGCCCCGAGCACCTATTACGCCGCCAAGACCCGCCCGCCCTCAGCGCGATCGGTCAGCGACGCGGCCACGACCGCGGTCATCGCCAAGGTGCATGCGGAGAACTACGGGGTGTACGGGGTCACCAAGGTCCACGCCGAGCTGCGCCGGAACGGCCATCAGGTGGCCAGGTGCACGGTGCACCGGCTCATGAGGGCGGCGGGTCTGCGTGGGGTCATTCGGGCCAAGGGCCCGCGCACCACGGTGGCCGGCACCGGACCGGAGACCCGCCCGGACCTGGTGGAACGATCTTTCACCGCCGCCGCCCCGGACCGGCTGTGGGTCGCCGACATCACGTATTGCAGAACGTTCGCCGGCTGGGTATACGCCGCCTTCGTCATTGACGTGTTCTCCCGGCGGGTGGTGGGGTGGCAGCTGTCGACCTCCCTGCGCACGGACCTGGCTCTGGACGCCCTCGAGATGGGGTTGTGGACCCGATCCCATGACGGCCATGACACCAGCGGGGTCGTGCATCATTCGGATAAGGGCGTTCAGTATGTCGCGGTGCGCTACACCCAGCGCCTGGCCGAGGCGGGGGCGGTGGCCTCGGTGGGATCCACTGGCGATTCGTACGACAACGCCCTCGCTGAGGCGTTCAACTCGCTGTTCAAGGCCGAGCTGATTCGCAACAAGGGCCCCTGGAAGTCGATCGAGGACCTGGAGATCGCGGTGGCCGAGTACGTCGACTGGTTCAATTACCGGCGCCTGCACGGAGAGATCGGGCTCGTGCCCCCGGCCGAGTTCGAGGACGCCTACTATCGTCACCACACCGCCCCGGCGACCGCCGGAGCGGCACTATCAAGCCTCCACTGAACCCGTCACGGGACAACTCGTCATGACAAATTTCCAAGGACGCCCGGCGCGCGGCGCCCCGTGGGGAAAGACCGGTGCACGGTTGCCTCCCCCGAAGCCTCCCGGAGTTCCTGCAGCTAGCGGTTCTAGCACTCCGGAGACGGTGCCCGGTAAACGGCGCCTGGCGGGGATCGACGCGGCCCGCGGGATGGCTCTGATCGGGATGATCTCGATCCACATCATGCCTTCCTGGGACCCGGTCACCTTCGAGCCCACCGCGCAGTGGACGGTCTTCGCCGGCCGCTCCGCGGCGCTGTTCGCCCTGCTGGCCGGGGTGGGACTGGCATTCAGCACCGGTGGCCGGACACCACACACCGGTCGGACGATGACCGCCGACCGTGTGGGGGTGGCCGTGCGCGCAATCCTGATCGCTGGGCTGGGGCTGGCGATCAACGAAATCATGCCGGGCAACACCATCGCCGAGGTCCCAGCGGTCAACATCCTGGTCTACTACGGTGCCTTCTTCCTGCTGGCAATTCCGTTTCTGTCCCTGCCCGCGAGGGCGTTGTTCGCTTGGGCGGGGTTCTTCGCTCTGGCCGGTCCGGTGCTCATGCACCTGCTCCGCGATGTTCTGCCGACCGTCGAGCGTTACAACCCGGCGCTGAGCGACCTGATCGGCAACCCCGGGGCCACTACTGCTCAGCTGTTGCTGACCGGGACCTTCCCCGCCCTGCCTTACCTGGCCTATCTGCTGGCCGGACTGGCGATCGGCCGCCTGGACCTGGCAGACGTCCAGATTCAGACGGCGTTGCTGTCGCTCGGGGCGATATTGGCTGTGACGGCGTGGCTGGCCTACTGGGTATTGATCCTGCAGGCCGGGGGCTACGACCAACTGCTGGCCCGAACCCCGGCCCTGAACGAGGAGCTGATCGACGACATCATTAACTGGGGCCCCGATCCCACG is from Kocuria rosea and encodes:
- a CDS encoding recombinase family protein, which translates into the protein MELGYARVSTAKQDLDRQIDALRQVGIAPERIYVDKKSGATTERPGLTAALAYARKGDVIVVHTLDRLGRTVRDTLNLIHDLAERGVGVRNLADPIKVDSTNPNDPMAQLAVVLLALFGQMERTYTLERAAHARSVATAKGRRIGRPSVVDPDKLAYAAHLRESGHTMAEIVAKTGITRTTLYRHLPPRPPESVTAGPVTAAEADPGPTD
- a CDS encoding recombinase family protein; its protein translation is MGKLIGYARVSTRQQDTDRQVSDLLNAGVRRDDVYVDSGVSGGRASRPAFDKAVAALEDGDTLVITTLDRLGRSTQNMLAFAEVLRGEGAGLRVLNLGGGDVDTATPMGSMVFTVMAALAQMELEIKRERVTDSVAKRRAAGKDLGGRRQTFTDSQIRNALRLIEGGEPATQVARDLGMSRATLYRRIRELPIPTTM
- a CDS encoding DUF1624 domain-containing protein, coding for MVGIDAVRGLALIGLILVQILPGYDDATQESSWSHFVSPGDVVALFALLAGVGLALSSGGRFPHTGRWLAADRVGVAVRAVLIVVVGLGIGALLPAVAPADNLLIYYGVFLLLAIPFLHLSATALFVCAAVSWIVGPLLIQGLMGVLPAYTFSNPTFTGVMEEPAGTAFQLLATGTYSALPYLTYLLVGLGLGRVHLRDTGIQGRLLTVGAALVISAQTISAFVSYAFGGYDRSLTTGGIGENKPAQVLVWGPDSLPTDTAWSLAITTPHTNPLWGIAASLGVGLLVLGSFLLVSQQFGAWLLPLSAMGAMALTLYTAHLVALSFQATYDRPHLWYVIHLVVAALLAVTWQRALGRGPLERVLSTSVEATRRTVLHRPYRSHWLHRM
- a CDS encoding transposase, with amino-acid sequence MLDQVVAGSPVAQIAAEWGISDQSIYTWARQDRIDGGLEPGLSTGEKAELTEARRRIHQLEAELAAIRRAMELVREAVPPKVRYAAVTTMAAEAVPVDVACRVLDVSTPRSTGRSVPGRSATPG
- a CDS encoding IS3 family transposase (programmed frameshift), with translation MGAPRKYPDELRERATRMAVEARRDPATKAGALARIGQQLGINPETLRNWVRQAEVDEGYRPGTTTDDAQRLAELEREVRELRRANAILRSASGFLRGGARPPTPQVVAYIDAHKGEYGVEPICKVLQVAPSTYYAAKTRPPSARSVSDAATTAVIAKVHAENYGVYGVTKVHAELRRNGHQVARCTVHRLMRAAGLRGVIRAKGPRTTVAGTGPETRPDLVERSFTAAAPDRLWVADITYCRTFAGWVYAAFVIDVFSRRVVGWQLSTSLRTDLALDALEMGLWTRSHDGHDTSGVVHHSDKGVQYVAVRYTQRLAEAGAVASVGSTGDSYDNALAEAFNSLFKAELIRNKGPWKSIEDLEIAVAEYVDWFNYRRLHGEIGLVPPAEFEDAYYRHHTAPATAGAALSSLH
- a CDS encoding heparan-alpha-glucosaminide N-acetyltransferase domain-containing protein produces the protein MPGKRRLAGIDAARGMALIGMISIHIMPSWDPVTFEPTAQWTVFAGRSAALFALLAGVGLAFSTGGRTPHTGRTMTADRVGVAVRAILIAGLGLAINEIMPGNTIAEVPAVNILVYYGAFFLLAIPFLSLPARALFAWAGFFALAGPVLMHLLRDVLPTVERYNPALSDLIGNPGATTAQLLLTGTFPALPYLAYLLAGLAIGRLDLADVQIQTALLSLGAILAVTAWLAYWVLILQAGGYDQLLARTPALNEELIDDIINWGPDPTLPTTTWWWLAVAGPYTNTPLALLLGLGSAMAVLGLFLLLAHGTASWLLPLSAMGSMTLTVYSAHLLALSAELHYDQPMWFLIHVGVAMVFALIWHKTFGQGPLERVVARIVRTVRRLVLGKRRQAAAPVP